Proteins found in one Drosophila busckii strain San Diego stock center, stock number 13000-0081.31 chromosome 2R, ASM1175060v1, whole genome shotgun sequence genomic segment:
- the LOC108596549 gene encoding uncharacterized protein LOC108596549 isoform X2: protein MSDIPRIMVFRPSWEEFKDFPKYIAYMESQGAHKAGLAKVVPPAEWVPRRSGYADLDALNVTIPAPICQVVTGKQGYYQQINIQKKPLTVKQFSELANTERYATPRHFDFEDLERKYWKNITYVAPIYGADVSGSITDTDQDSWNINRLGSILDFVNKDYNIQIDGVNTAYLYFGMWKTTFAWHTEDMDLYSINYLHFGAPKTWYVVPPAYGKRLEKVANQYFPASYKNCNAYLRHKMTLISPQILKQHNVPVSKITQESGEIMITFPFGYHAGFNHGFNCAESTNFAMERWIEYGKRATQCTCSNDMVKISMDTFVKRFQSERYDDWLEGRDIARHPEDALNALPTAAPLPPHLDVLLCDKKMKKQCNPTKSKSFKERNPDLDLDEIQQNPNVPDDVKAMLKESVLTLTEEETDYAPTADALSLSSPADFKTKQELLEYIDDGTEDDDEEEDFKRRKHKRRYDAEYDDDWLTSKRRSHLRRGRNSRANKDDRSISPASTTSTSSASRGGGARGGASRAKSSTPRKTPTRRKKETPATTPSPTVAAAATTTPAAITITTATVAATVNSSSSSSSSGVGESSCKQQQQQLKFMQQSRKFEGKIPKLSQQQQHTAVTTTTTATITPAAAATSSQQQKTVYINNMLPAATTLNGIPQQQQQQQQPQQQQYSSTDGTVYQLQSDILCDANGQPATTATGTYQTTVTAAAVASSNSSPQQHVANSAADNVVTTISSSSILHTNATTNGVTEHQQHHQQQQQQQQQQHQQYHYITTTGEDGQTPTTIVFENYNGGLATTAVSAATATPVVSSMDATTAPTTTTTTTALVNTDGTIIEFEGNSYEDFHVLKSEQGSSDCLSNGSSAVNGEILKYEPQQMPDDEELMEEDDETGLQVKYEEQSMEHETDYEEFQVIKAEVEAEAAEQAAGTTSYTVSGHNDQQQQQPINDALPGLMTKAAAAKQKRKRKTRVIAEDEQGEYLEKMSVRGLDIARYEHVIDGVAYCLVCAKNEIFKTFKNKYSFQRHAYLFHEGQNRKIFACPICNKEFSRPDKMKMHKKDKHGDVPMPPSTGTPQKSDTTPAKRSRTSRTPRVRKLKASDVATPNSGTPTKKRLAQIDSVLDDVQNAEIEQQQQQQQQQQQQQLQQQAAAPQQQQQQLQTLPSLDFSGMILPGGAQLALANPGASSSMALQRSQATPTQTAQPTTTTLIYSNQLELQQALLQQQLHGQSIMIQDQAGNLVPLQLDGTQTIYTTTPQRAQPTSYQTNTQQQLQQQQQQQQQQQQQVDSSQSQAQPTHYELDNVTYLSSTAAATPTLPQEQQHQHQQQQQQQQHVIGTVQSYQILTPDGLQSFQPKLEGAELGDLCPYSMSATATPQYTFTTHASAQPTLNANALDAQTQQHHQQQQQQQQQQSHQLQLQQHQFGHNPHQQFMELKNELLIKGSDAYALDATSMYHLPFSPTSMINAVNDVNTSSLLETKEISNANSSSSTTNNSNTNVSNSNVIRKNGATKKTPVILLAARGIAGKAQQQQQQHPPLSLINGGKAGVTLVRVNNVNPNRSRQVIITPDAASLQQLQQQQQQQQQQQQQQLADAKAEEEQEAEQMEELVDEDAYDDADSLNGLNSSTAQILRKFRIPKGTALTAKTAEGYLAMPTPTPSPPATASAALDAANYVDNSEDIIEELNEDELAEEVIDEDAGCEEQQVLLQAQSAAGDSDGLDLSNSANSNNHNAATTTMLLQQPQQQQPAALQLQTVGPNGTVTCFNLPSNTILVQSADGSLIAHPSKAGQQQLIMLPADWSTANMAALQESAATAAPAQQTQTLLLTADGTAIPIMAPLQQQQQQQQQQQQQQQAAVAAAAQLFAA, encoded by the exons ATGTCTGACATACCGCGCATTATGGTGTTCCGTCCCAGCTGGGAGGAGTTTAAGGACTTTCCCAAATACATAGCCTATATGGAATCACAGGGCGCCCACAAAGCCGGCCTGGCCAAGGTGGTGCCGCCAGCCGAGTGGGTGCCGCGACGCAGCGGCTATGCCGATCTAGACGCACTCAATGTAACCATACCAGCGCCCATTTGCCAAGTAGTCACCGGCAAACAGGGCTACTATCAGCagataaatatacaaaagaaaCCGCTCACTGTCAAACAGTTTAGTGAGCTGGCCAACACAGAGCGCTATGCCACGCCCCGGCATTTCGATTTCGAAGATCTGGAGCGCAAGTACTGGAAGAACATCACATATGTGGCGCCCATTTATGGGGCCGATGTCAGCGGCAGCATAACAGACACCGATCAAGAT AGCTGGAACATAAATCGCTTGGGCAGCATCTTGGATTTCGTCAACAAAgattataatatacaaatcGATGGCGTCAACACGGCGTACTTGTATTTCGGCATGTGGAAAACAACATTTGCCTGGCACACAGAGGACATGGACCTGTACTCCATCAATTATCTGCACTTTGGTGCGCCCAAGACTTGGTACGTGGTGCCACCAGCCTATGGCAAACGCCTTGAAAAGGTGGCCAATCAGTATTTTCCGGCCAGCTACAAGAACTGCAATGCGTACCTGCGACATAAAATGACGCTCATATCGCCGCAGATACTGAAGCAGCACAACGTGCCCGTGAGCAAG ATTACGCAGGAGTCGGGCGAGATAATGATTACATTTCCGTTTGGCTATCATGCGGGCTTTAATCATGGCTTCAACTGCGCCGAGTCCACCAATTTTGCCATGGAGCGTTGGATTGAGTACGGCAAGCGTGCAACGCAATGTACTTGCAGCAATGACATGGTCAAAATATCCATGGACACGTTTGTGAAGCGTTTCCAGAGCGAGCGCTACGATGACTGGCTGGAGGGACGCGACATAGCGCGCCATCCGGAAGATGCGCTCAATGCGCTGCCCACAgcggcgccgctgccgccacaTCTCGATGTGCTGCTGTGTGATAAAAA AATGAAGAAGCAGTGCAATCCCACAAAGTCGAAGAGCTTTAAGGAGCGCAATCCGGACTTGGATCTGGATGAAATTCAACAGAATCCCAATGTGCCGGACGATGTCAAGGCCATGCTTAAGGAGAGCGTGCTCACGCTCACCGAAGAGGAAACAGACTATGCGCCCACCGCCGATGCGCTCAGCCTGTCGAGTCCTGCCGACTTTAAGACCAAGCAGGAGCTGCTCGAGTATATAGACGATGGCACAG AAGACgatgatgaggaggaggaCTTTAAGCGGCGCAAGCATAAGCGCAGATATGATGCAGAATATGATGATGATTGGCTAACAAGCAAGCGACGCAGCCACTTGCGGCGTGGTCGCAATTCGCGCGCCAATAAAGATGATCGCTCCATATCGCCTGCCTCAACTACATCCACCTCATCCGCATCGCGTGGCGGTGGCGCGCGTGGTGGTGCGTCACGCGCCAAATCCTCAACGCCGCGCAAAACGCCTACCAGGCGAAAAAAGGAGACGCCAGCTACAACGCCATCACcaacagtcgcagcagcagcaacaacaacacccgcagcaattacaattacaacagcaacagttgcagccactgtgaatagcagcagcagcagcagtagcagtggcGTAGGTGAGAGCAGCTGCA aacaacagcagcagcagctaaagtttaTGCAACAGTCGCGTAAATTTGAAGGCAAAATACCAAAACtaagtcaacagcagcaacacacggctgtaacaacaacaacaacggccactataacgccagcagcagcagcaacatctagtcagcaacaaaaaactgtTTACATCAACAACATGTTGCCAGCGGCCACCACACTAAACGGCattccacagcagcagcagcaacagcagcagccgcaacaacaacaatacagcAGCACCGATGGCACCGTCTATCAGCTGCAAAGCGATATACTCTGTGATGCAAATGGACAGCCGGCGACAACAGCGACGGGCACATATCAGACGAcagtcactgctgctgccgttgccagcagcaacagcagtccacagcaacatgttgccaacaGTGCTGCCG acaatGTGGTCACAACTATTAGTTCGTCCTCCATCCTGCATACGAACGCAACCACAAATGGAGTAACGGAGCATCAGCAAcaccatcaacaacaacagcagcagcagcaacagcagcatcaacagtaTCATTATATAACGACCACCGGCGAGGACGGCCAAACGCCGACGACTATAGTCTTTGAGAACTACAACGGCGGCCTGGCGACGACAGCGGTTAgcgcagcgacagcgacgccgGTGGTGAGCAGCATGGATGCCACGACGGCGCccacgacgacaacaacaacaactgcgctGGTTAATACAGACGGCACAATCATTGAGTTCGAGGGCAACAGCTACGAGGATTTCCATGTGCTCAAGAGCGAGCAGGGCAGCAGTGATTGCTtgagcaatggcagcagcgctgttaaTGGGGAGATTCTCAAATACGAGCCGCAGCAAATGCCTGATGACGAGGAGCTGATGGAGGAGGACGATGAGACGGGGCTGCAAGTGAAATATGAGGAGCAAAGCATGGAGCATGAAACAGACTATGAGGAGTTTCAGGTTATCAAAGCCGAGGTAGAGGCGGAGGCAGCTGAGCAGGCGGCGGGCACCACAAGCTACACAGTCAGTGGCCACaacgaccagcagcagcagcagcccattAATGATGCACTGCCTGGTTTGATGACCAAAGCGGCGGCGGCCAAGCAGAAGCGCAAACGCAAGACGCGCGTCATAGCGGAGGACGAGCAGGGCGAGTATCTGGAGAAGATGAGCGTGCGTGGCTTGGACATTGCGCGCTATGAACACGTCATTGATGGCGTGGCCTATTGCCTGGTCTGTGCCAAGAACGAAATCTTCAAGACCTTCAAGAACAAGTACAGCTTCCAGCGTCACGCGTATCTCTTCCATGAGGGCCAGAACCGCAAGATTTTCGCCTGCCCCATCTGCAACAAGGAGTTCTCGCGTCCggacaaaatgaaaatgcacaaaaagGACAAACACGGCGATGTGCCCATGCCGCCCTCAACGGGCACGCCTCAAAAATCCGACACAACGCCCGCCAAACGTTCGCGCACCTCGCGCACGCCGCGCGTACGCAAGCTCAAAGCCAGCGATGTGGCCACGCCCAACAGTGGCACCCCCACCAAAAAGCGACTGGCGCAGATTGATAGCGTGCTGGATGATGTGCAAAATGCTGAAatcgaacagcagcagcagcaacaacaacagcagcagcaacaacagttgcaacaacaagcggcagcaccgcagcagcagcaacaacagctgcaaacgCTGCCCTCGCTGGACTTTAGCGGCATGATACTGCCTGGCGGCGCACAGCTGGCATTGGCCAATCCTGGCGCCAGCAGCTCCATGGCACTGCAGCGCAGtcaagccacgcccacgcaaaCCGCACAGCCCACAACGACAACGCTCATTTACTCCAatcagctggagctgcaacaggcgctgctgcagcagcagctacatgGCCAAAGCATTATGATACAGGATCAGGCGGGTAATCTGGTGCCGCTGCAGTTGGATGGCACGCAGACCATTTACACTACAACGCCGCAGCGTGCGCAGCCAACTAGTTACCAGACCAAtacacagcagcaattgcagcagcagcaacaacaacaacagcagcagcaacagcaggtgGACAGCAGTCAGTCGCAGGCGCAGCCCACGCACTATGAGCTGGACAATGTTACGTATCTAagctcaacagctgctgccacgcccacactgcCGCAGgaacagcaacaccagcaccaacagcagcagcagcaacagcaacatgttaTTGGCACCGTGCAAAGCTATCAGATTCTAACACCCGATGGCCTGCAGAGCTTCCAGCCCAAGCTGGAGGGTGCCGAGCTGGGCGATCTGTGTCCCTACTCTATGAGCGCCACGGCGACGCCGCAATACACCTTCACCACTCATGCCAGTGCGCAGCCCACGCTCAATGCCAACGCCTTGGATgcgcaaacgcagcagcatcatcagcagcagcagcaacagcagcagcagcaatcgcatcaactgcagctgcagcagcatcagtttGGACATAATCCGCATCAGCAGTTTATGGAGCTGAAGAACGAGTTGCTCATTAAAGGCAGCGATGCGTATGCGTTGGATGCCACCTCCATGTATCACCTGCCCTTCTCGCCCACATCGATGATAAATGCAGTTAATGATGTGAACACATCATCGCTGCTGGAGACCAAAGAAATTAG caatgccaacagcagcagcagcacaaccaacaacagcaataccaacgtcagcaacagcaatgtgaTTCGCAAGAATGGAGCGACCAAGAAGACGCCCGTCATATTGTTAGCCGCTCGCGGAATCGCTggcaaagcacaacaacaacagcagcagcatccaccGCTCAGTCTTATCAATGGCGGCAAGGCAGGCGTCACTTTAGTGCGCGTCAACAACGTCAATCCCAATCGCAGTCGTCAGGTTATAATAACACCAGACGCTGCTAGTctgcaacagctacaacaacaacaacagcaacaacagcagcagcaacaacaacaattggctgATGCTAAGGcggaggaggagcaggaggCAGAACAAATGGAGGAGCTAGTCGATGAGGATGCTTATGATGATGCAGATTCCCTAAACGGTCTAAACTCATCAACAGCTCAAATCCTGCGCAAGTTTCGCATACCCAAGGGCACGGCATTAACAGCCAAGACAGCCGAAGGCTATCTGGCCATGCCAACGCCCACGCCCTCGCCGCCAGCAACTGCTTCTGCTGCACTTGATGCGGCCAACTACGTTGACAACAGCGAGGATATTATCGAAGAGCTTAACGAGGATGAATTGGCCGAAGAGGTCATCGATGAGGACGCTGGCTGCGAAGAGCAGCAAGTGTTGCTGCAAGCGCAGTCAGCAGCTGGCGACAGCGATGGCCTCGATCTCAGCAacagcgccaacagcaacaatcacaacgcggcgacgacgacaatgttgctgcaacagccacagcagcagcagccagccgcgttgcagctgcaaacagTGGGACCCAATGGCACAGTCACCTGCTTCAATCTGCCCTCGAATACGATACTGGTGCAGTCCGCCGATGGCAGCCTCATAGCACATCCCAGCAAAGCTGGACAACAGCAGCTCATAATGTTGCCAGCCGATTGGTCCACAGCCAACATGGCGGCCTTGCAGgagtcagcagcaacagcagcgcctgcccaacaaacgcaaacgctgctgctgactgccgACGGCACGGCCATACCCATAATGGcaccgctgcagcagcagcaacaacagcaacaacaacaacaacagcagcagcaggccgctgttgctgctgcagcgcaacTGTTTGCCGCGTAG
- the LOC108596549 gene encoding putative mediator of RNA polymerase II transcription subunit 12 isoform X1, translated as MQQSRKFEGKIPKLSQQQQHTAVTTTTTATITPAAAATSSQQQKTVYINNMLPAATTLNGIPQQQQQQQQPQQQQYSSTDGTVYQLQSDILCDANGQPATTATGTYQTTVTAAAVASSNSSPQQHVANSAADNVVTTISSSSILHTNATTNGVTEHQQHHQQQQQQQQQQHQQYHYITTTGEDGQTPTTIVFENYNGGLATTAVSAATATPVVSSMDATTAPTTTTTTTALVNTDGTIIEFEGNSYEDFHVLKSEQGSSDCLSNGSSAVNGEILKYEPQQMPDDEELMEEDDETGLQVKYEEQSMEHETDYEEFQVIKAEVEAEAAEQAAGTTSYTVSGHNDQQQQQPINDALPGLMTKAAAAKQKRKRKTRVIAEDEQGEYLEKMSVRGLDIARYEHVIDGVAYCLVCAKNEIFKTFKNKYSFQRHAYLFHEGQNRKIFACPICNKEFSRPDKMKMHKKDKHGDVPMPPSTGTPQKSDTTPAKRSRTSRTPRVRKLKASDVATPNSGTPTKKRLAQIDSVLDDVQNAEIEQQQQQQQQQQQQQLQQQAAAPQQQQQQLQTLPSLDFSGMILPGGAQLALANPGASSSMALQRSQATPTQTAQPTTTTLIYSNQLELQQALLQQQLHGQSIMIQDQAGNLVPLQLDGTQTIYTTTPQRAQPTSYQTNTQQQLQQQQQQQQQQQQQVDSSQSQAQPTHYELDNVTYLSSTAAATPTLPQEQQHQHQQQQQQQQHVIGTVQSYQILTPDGLQSFQPKLEGAELGDLCPYSMSATATPQYTFTTHASAQPTLNANALDAQTQQHHQQQQQQQQQQSHQLQLQQHQFGHNPHQQFMELKNELLIKGSDAYALDATSMYHLPFSPTSMINAVNDVNTSSLLETKEISYDISEAVLLAL; from the exons aTGCAACAGTCGCGTAAATTTGAAGGCAAAATACCAAAACtaagtcaacagcagcaacacacggctgtaacaacaacaacaacggccactataacgccagcagcagcagcaacatctagtcagcaacaaaaaactgtTTACATCAACAACATGTTGCCAGCGGCCACCACACTAAACGGCattccacagcagcagcagcaacagcagcagccgcaacaacaacaatacagcAGCACCGATGGCACCGTCTATCAGCTGCAAAGCGATATACTCTGTGATGCAAATGGACAGCCGGCGACAACAGCGACGGGCACATATCAGACGAcagtcactgctgctgccgttgccagcagcaacagcagtccacagcaacatgttgccaacaGTGCTGCCG acaatGTGGTCACAACTATTAGTTCGTCCTCCATCCTGCATACGAACGCAACCACAAATGGAGTAACGGAGCATCAGCAAcaccatcaacaacaacagcagcagcagcaacagcagcatcaacagtaTCATTATATAACGACCACCGGCGAGGACGGCCAAACGCCGACGACTATAGTCTTTGAGAACTACAACGGCGGCCTGGCGACGACAGCGGTTAgcgcagcgacagcgacgccgGTGGTGAGCAGCATGGATGCCACGACGGCGCccacgacgacaacaacaacaactgcgctGGTTAATACAGACGGCACAATCATTGAGTTCGAGGGCAACAGCTACGAGGATTTCCATGTGCTCAAGAGCGAGCAGGGCAGCAGTGATTGCTtgagcaatggcagcagcgctgttaaTGGGGAGATTCTCAAATACGAGCCGCAGCAAATGCCTGATGACGAGGAGCTGATGGAGGAGGACGATGAGACGGGGCTGCAAGTGAAATATGAGGAGCAAAGCATGGAGCATGAAACAGACTATGAGGAGTTTCAGGTTATCAAAGCCGAGGTAGAGGCGGAGGCAGCTGAGCAGGCGGCGGGCACCACAAGCTACACAGTCAGTGGCCACaacgaccagcagcagcagcagcccattAATGATGCACTGCCTGGTTTGATGACCAAAGCGGCGGCGGCCAAGCAGAAGCGCAAACGCAAGACGCGCGTCATAGCGGAGGACGAGCAGGGCGAGTATCTGGAGAAGATGAGCGTGCGTGGCTTGGACATTGCGCGCTATGAACACGTCATTGATGGCGTGGCCTATTGCCTGGTCTGTGCCAAGAACGAAATCTTCAAGACCTTCAAGAACAAGTACAGCTTCCAGCGTCACGCGTATCTCTTCCATGAGGGCCAGAACCGCAAGATTTTCGCCTGCCCCATCTGCAACAAGGAGTTCTCGCGTCCggacaaaatgaaaatgcacaaaaagGACAAACACGGCGATGTGCCCATGCCGCCCTCAACGGGCACGCCTCAAAAATCCGACACAACGCCCGCCAAACGTTCGCGCACCTCGCGCACGCCGCGCGTACGCAAGCTCAAAGCCAGCGATGTGGCCACGCCCAACAGTGGCACCCCCACCAAAAAGCGACTGGCGCAGATTGATAGCGTGCTGGATGATGTGCAAAATGCTGAAatcgaacagcagcagcagcaacaacaacagcagcagcaacaacagttgcaacaacaagcggcagcaccgcagcagcagcaacaacagctgcaaacgCTGCCCTCGCTGGACTTTAGCGGCATGATACTGCCTGGCGGCGCACAGCTGGCATTGGCCAATCCTGGCGCCAGCAGCTCCATGGCACTGCAGCGCAGtcaagccacgcccacgcaaaCCGCACAGCCCACAACGACAACGCTCATTTACTCCAatcagctggagctgcaacaggcgctgctgcagcagcagctacatgGCCAAAGCATTATGATACAGGATCAGGCGGGTAATCTGGTGCCGCTGCAGTTGGATGGCACGCAGACCATTTACACTACAACGCCGCAGCGTGCGCAGCCAACTAGTTACCAGACCAAtacacagcagcaattgcagcagcagcaacaacaacaacagcagcagcaacagcaggtgGACAGCAGTCAGTCGCAGGCGCAGCCCACGCACTATGAGCTGGACAATGTTACGTATCTAagctcaacagctgctgccacgcccacactgcCGCAGgaacagcaacaccagcaccaacagcagcagcagcaacagcaacatgttaTTGGCACCGTGCAAAGCTATCAGATTCTAACACCCGATGGCCTGCAGAGCTTCCAGCCCAAGCTGGAGGGTGCCGAGCTGGGCGATCTGTGTCCCTACTCTATGAGCGCCACGGCGACGCCGCAATACACCTTCACCACTCATGCCAGTGCGCAGCCCACGCTCAATGCCAACGCCTTGGATgcgcaaacgcagcagcatcatcagcagcagcagcaacagcagcagcagcaatcgcatcaactgcagctgcagcagcatcagtttGGACATAATCCGCATCAGCAGTTTATGGAGCTGAAGAACGAGTTGCTCATTAAAGGCAGCGATGCGTATGCGTTGGATGCCACCTCCATGTATCACCTGCCCTTCTCGCCCACATCGATGATAAATGCAGTTAATGATGTGAACACATCATCGCTGCTGGAGACCAAAGAAATTAG CTACGATATATCAGAAGCCGTGCTATTAGCGCTCTGA
- the LOC108597665 gene encoding 1,4-alpha-glucan-branching enzyme — translation MGDAMNVEVKDIDKLMALDGYLKPFEREIRRRHGVLQEWIGKINQCEGGMEEFSQGYKYYGLHFQPDNSVIAREWAPGARDVYLTGDFNNWHWESHPFKKLPFGKWELHLPANQDGSAPIKHLSEIKVIIRNQAGQLLDRLSPWAKYVVQPPKEANQGVNYKQYVWNPPATERYLRKHSRPAKPKSLRIYECHVGIASQEPRVGSYDEFADRIVPRIKRQGYNCIQVMAIMEHAYYASFGYQVTSFYAASSRCGNPEQLKRMIDVAHAQGLYVLLDVVHSHASKNVQDGLNQFDGTNSCFFHDGAKGEHSLWDSRLFNYVEHEVLRFLLSNLRWWHDEYNFDGYRFDGVTSMLYHSRGIGEGFSGDYNEYFGLNVDTDALNYLGLANHMLHQLDPEIITIAEDVSGMPTLCRPVAEGGIGFDYRLGMAIPDKWIELLKETSDDEWNIGNIVHTLTNRRWMENTVAYAESHDQALVGDKTIAFWLMDKEMYTHMSTLSDPSLIIDRGLSLHKMIRLITHALGGEAYLNFMGNEFGHPEWLDFPRIGNNDSYHYARRQWNLVDDELLKYKYLNEFDRAMNELEERYGWLHAGPAYVSWKHESDKTIAFERGGLVFVFNIHPTQSFSDYRVGTNWAGTYQAVLSSDDPLFGGHNRIDKNCKHHSDPLGYAGRTNFIQIYAPSRTAVVYARVSD, via the exons ATGGGTGACGCCATGAACGTAGAGGTTAAGGATATTGATAAGCTGATGGCGTTGGATGGCTACCTCAAGCCCTTTGAACGTGAGATACGTCGCCG acatGGCGTGCTGCAGGAATGGATTGGTAAAATCAATCAGTGCGAGGGAGGCATGGAGGAGTTTTCGCAGGGCTACAAGTACTATGGACTGCATTTCCAGCCGGATAATTCAGTTATTGCCCGCGAATGGGCGCCAGGTGCCAGAGATGTTTATCTAACAGGAGATTTCA ACAACTGGCACTGGGAGTCGCATCCTTTCAAGAAACTGCCTTTTGGCAAATGGGAGCTGCATTTGCCCGCCAATCAGGATGGCAGCGCACCTATTAAGCATCTTAGCGAGATCAAGGTTATTATACGCAACCAAGCTGGTCAGCTGCTGGATCGCTTATCGCCTTGGGCCAAATATGTGGTCCAACCACCCAAAGAGGCCAACCAGGGCGTCAACTACAAGCAATATGTGTGGAACCCACCGGCTACAGAGCGTTATCTACGCAAGCATTCGCGTCCAGCCAAACCAAAGTCTTTGAGAATCTATGAGTGTCATGTTGGCATAGCCTCCCAAGAGCCGCGTGTGGGCAGCTACGATGAATTTGCTGATCGCATTGTGCCGCGCATTAAGCGCCAGGGCTACAACTGCATACAGGTGATGGCCATCATGGAGCATGCCTACTATGCTAGCTTTGGTTATCAGGTAACCAGTTTCTATGCTGCCTCCAGTCGTTGCGGCAATCCAGAGCAACTTAAGCGCATGATTGATGTAGCTCATGCCCAAGGACTCTATGTGCTGCTGGACGTTGTGCACTCCCATGCATCGAAGAATGTCCAGGATGGCTTAAATCAGTTCGATGGCACCAACAGTTGCTTCTTCCATGATGGCGCTAAGGGCGAGCATTCACTGTGGGACAGTCGTTTGTTCAACTATGTTGAACATGAAGTGTTGCGCTTTTTGCTATCCAATCTACGCTGGTGGCACGATGAGTATAATTTTGACGGTTATCGCTTTGATGGCGTCACATCCATGTTGTATCATTCTCGTGGCATTGGCGAGGGCTTTAGTGGCGACTATAATGAATACTTTGGGCTGAATGTGGACACCGATGCGCTCAACTATTTGGGCTTGGCAAATCATATGCTGCATCAGTTGGATCCAGAGATTATAACCATAGCAGAG gaTGTCTCTGGCATGCCAACTTTGTGTCGTCCTGTCGCGGAGGGCGGCATTGGTTTCGATTATCGCCTAGGCATGGCCATTCCCGACAAGTGGATTGAGCTGCTTAAGGAAACGAGCGACGATGAATGGAACATTGGCAATATTGTGCATACGCTCACCAATCGTCGCTGGATGGAGAATACTGTTGCCTATGCCGAATCGCATGATCAAGCTCTTGTCGGCGACAAGACAATTGCCTTTTGGTTGATGGACAAAGAAATGTACACGCACATGTCCACATTGTCGGATCCTTCGCTTATCATTGATCGTGGCCTATCGCTGCATAAGATGATACGGCTCATTACGCATGCATTGGGTGGAGAGGCGTATCTTAATTTCATGGGCAATGAATTTGGTCATCCGGAGTGGCTGGACTTTCCGCGTATTGGCAACAATGATTCGTATCATTATGCGCGCCGCCAATGGAATCTGGTAGATGATGAGCTGCTTAAGTATAAGTATCTAAACGAATTTGATCGCGCCATGAATGAGCTGGAGGAGCGCTATGGCTGGCTGCACGCGGGTCCTGCCTACGTCAGCTGGAAGCATGAGAGCGACAAGACCATTGCCTTTGAGCGTGGTGGACTTGTGTTTGTCTTTAATATCCATCCGACGCAGAGCTTTAGCGATTATCGCGTCGGCACCAACTGGGCGGGCACCTATCAGGCTGTGCTCTCATCGGATGATCCGCTCTTTGGTGGTCACAATCGCATCGATAAGAACTGCAAGCATCATTCTGATCCTCTTGGCTATGCCGGACGtacaaatttcattcaaatttATGCTCCATCACGCACGGCTGTAGTTTATGCACGCGTGAGTGATTAA